In Deltaproteobacteria bacterium PRO3, the sequence GCAGCCTCGACCCGGCCGGTGAACATCTTGGGCGCCTTCTTGAAGGCGCTGCCCGCGACCAGCAATAAATAAGCGTTGACCAAGACCCCGCCGACGATGTGCAGGCCGTGCAGGCCGGTCAGTGTGAAATAGATCCCGTAAAAATTGTCGGTGGAGGGGTAGTGGTGGTGCGCGAACTTCGAGGCGTACTCGAAGTACTTGATCACCAAAAAGACCAACGAGAGCAGGATGGTCGCGCTCATGTAGACGCGGAACTTCGTCAGGCTGTTCAGCATCAGCGAGGCCCAGGCCATGACCATGGTCACGCTCGAGGTGATCAGGACCATCGTGTTGACCGTGGCCAGCG encodes:
- a CDS encoding heme-copper oxidase subunit III, encoding MSAEIHYIDTPHPVTGVTNSKLAIWLFLASEVMLFGGLFSAYILLRVGSPSWPHGPELLNIPLATVNTMVLITSSVTMVMAWASLMLNSLTKFRVYMSATILLSLVFLVIKYFEYASKFAHHHYPSTDNFYGIYFTLTGLHGLHIVGGVLVNAYLLLVAGSAFKKAPKMFTGRVEAAGLYWHFVDLVWIFLFPALYLL